In Lycium ferocissimum isolate CSIRO_LF1 chromosome 7, AGI_CSIRO_Lferr_CH_V1, whole genome shotgun sequence, the sequence ggattacactgatatgtcattgttgttgttgctaaaATATAAAGTATCATACAAATTTTATTAAGATTTCCGATCCAAGACAATACAAAGTTcatctatataaaatattcaacaacagaATGTAATGATATTACACCACAATAGAGTGTAACGTATATACTCTATCCTAATGCAAGTATTCAAGTTGTGAATTTGTTACTGATGCTTGCATTAAGGTAGACTATCTATATTACAACCCTTGCATAGCAGCCTTTTCTTGGACCCGATATGAATGTGGGGTACTTCGTGCGTCAAgctgttttttttaattgatgtAATGATAAACTCACACAGTAACTGACTTTATATCCTAAATCCAGCTACAAAGCAATCTATTTCTTCACGGATGTAAAAATTTCATTCATTGACTAGTTCAACTTGTTGTTCTTGGTTTTGCTAAGTGATAAATAAGACTATCATTTTTGGTCCTGGATAATGATGACACAAACTATAGAGTAAATATTGGGTGGGCTAATCATTTTGTGGACCTATATTCAGAACTTAGCCATTATTTCAAAGGTAACTAAAAGATGGCCGCTTTTAATgcaaaataaaatctaaatgAAATACTCCTaattaaaatatgaagaaaaaaaatttagtatatTATGTTGTAGTCCGAAAATCCCTTCGTGTGAAAACTCCAACATAGTTGAACTTTTACATGTGAAACTCCAACACAATGTGATGGAGTTTCTAATTCAAAGGACAAAATTCTTGAGTTCTTAATTGTAGAATCATGAACTCCACAACTCTTTCCTTGAGTTCTCATTTATAGAACCACGAACTCCATGACATAATCTTTTTTCAGTTGTAGAACCACGAACTCTAGGACTCTTTCCTTGATTTTGAAAACTTCCTACGTGTGAAACTCCAACATATATGGGAGTTTAGAACTTACTCTTTCTTTGTTCAAGGAAACTCGTTCGCCTTATCTGTCCTCTTCCAGTTTCACCTATAGGAAATTTCGAACTCCAATATAGTGTGTAATGACGtttcacttgaaaaaaattCCAAACTCTAACACATTATATTaaacttttctatattttagGCAGGtatctttggccaaatattttttttctcattaaaGAATTGCTAAGTATGTTTACTTTTGAGACAATGACTAGTTTTGTTTTATGGTGTAAAATCTGatgaatgaaaattaaaaaaggaaagaatgaaatgaGAACTGGATAAAATTCATGTAGTAGAGAGTAAAGGGAAGTGAGGACACGACTTATAAAAAGGAATGGGTCATGCAAGTAATAAGACAATAATTGGGCTAAAAATGGTAATGCAGATGCCCGACTTGGTATCAGTGTACATGCCCGACTTGGTATCAGTGTACAATTACCTCTtgcatttttttgcacggattggcgttcaaaggcgctggtctttaatttttggcccttaaATTATTGGTCTATTATTTTcgtccttcgcttaaaaaagtggttGAAATGTCCCGAGATTATGAGTTCGAAAccccgctcagtaaaaaaaaaaaaaaaatcgagagTCAAAGCTTCCCGAAAagtctgccttaaggcaaaaaattctttttttcttttgccttcagtttttttttttttttttttaattttttttactagaATAAGGCCTATCTCTTGTTGTGTAAAAAATGGTTCCTTGCCCAATTCTCCTAAAGAAAGTTGGGTTGGACAGTTACCTAAATACAAAGCCAAATTTAACCATTTTTGTGCGCGGATTGCCTTTcatttgggggtggtctttaatttttgtccttcaaattggtggtctttatgttttgttcttcgcctaataccccgaggttgtggatacgaaccccagctcagtaaaaaaaataaaattcgcaaggcagatgtTTGGATTCCCAAGGcagaaattctgccttaaggcagagtttgcaaatccaaactctacctttcgaattttttaaatttttttgactgAATGAGGATTCGAACCGGAAATCAAGAAATTTTTAGtgaaggacaaaagttaaagaccaccaatttgagggccaaacattaaagaccacccccagtaaaggacaatcctgcaaattgcccaaattTAACTGAGCTCTTCGTTCATATCCTTTAACCCGGCCCATAACTGGACACATATCCAAATCAATGTTTCCTCTTTCCCATAAAAATCCGCCATTAACAATCTCTCAATTTAATAACGCTATTACAGAACGCATCCATAAGTTTCCAATTCGTTAACTTTGCACCAATCGTATCAtcaaaagaagagaaacaaatggatttttctccattttttcatCTAAAAAAGGTTTGAatttgataatatatatatatatcgcttTTGAGGATTATTTGATCTGAAAGTGATCTTTTTGAATACCCTTTTATTTGAATCGAACATATTTTTATATGGAAAAGGGGAAGAGACTTGGctgtaatttttaatttattttagggTTAGGGTTAGGGTTAGGGTTTCATATGCTATAGAAATtttggttgatttaatttggaaATTGCTGAAGTTTGGGTTGATTTTTGttggaaattgatgaaaatttGGGATGATTTTTGTTGGAAACTGTTGAAGTTTGGGTTGATTAAATTTGGAGATTGCTGAAGTTTGGGTTGATTTTTGTGGGAAATTGCTGAAGTTTGGGTTGATTTAGGTTGGAAATTGTTGAAGGTGAGTCTTTTTTGTTATTACTGAAGTGTTGATAATGAGGGAGAGGAGGTTTGGAGGAGATGCTAGAGGTCCACCACCACGTTTACCGGAAAGGAGAAAGGATCGTGGTTACTCGCCTCGACAGAGGCCGACTAGGAACAGGGATTATTCGTCTCCACGGAGGGTTAGGGATGGGGATTACTCGCCTCGAAGGAGAATAAGGGGGGATAAGGACTACTCGTCTCCTCGGAGGATAAGGGGCTCGCCCCCAATGAGGATTCAAGAGCGGAGGAACTCGCCACCGAGGAGGTACCAGGGTCGTGAATACTCACCCGTGGCAGCAACTATTCGAAACCGGGATCGCGATCGCTCACCACCAGTAAGGAGTCGGAACCAGGAATACTCGCCACCAGGAAGGAACAGGAACAGAGAGATTTCGCCACCGGGAAGGACTAGGAACTGGGAGCAGCAGCACTCACCACGTGGACGGAGTAGGGAGCATCACCTGTCACCAAGTGGCCAGATGATTGGTGAACAGCGGGCTGAGTACTTTCACGAGCTTGAGAGGTCGAGAAAGATGGGAATTGATGGTGTTGGAGACTTTGGAGAGTTGCAGAATGCCCGACCCTTGAATTATGTTGGTGGAGATAGAGACTACGGGCCATCTCAGAGCTTGAGAATCCCTGATCGTGATAGAGGAAACACTGAGATGCTTGGTGAACATTCACAGAGGTTGCATGAGATAAAAGAGGGCTTAGGGAATGAGGACTCAACTTCTGTAAACTACCCATGGAGTCATTTGTTAGATAAGCCCAGAAAGGGCTCCAGAGACTATGGAATTAGTGGTAGTAGAGTAAGCAGCGAGAGAGACAACCGTGGAAGGCCCTATTCGGGTTTTGTGGATGGTAGCATATCTTCAGAAGCTGATAAGAGGATGTTGTACTCTTCATATGAGTCTCCTTTGCCTAATGTTGGTGTACAGCCAAGAATCCCTGGCGTTGGAAATAGTGGCAGCTACCCATTGCCATCACGTTATTTGGATGCTGATCACATCAAAGATGAGGAAATCCATTTACAAGACGGGTTCCATTCCCATAAAGCAGCAGGAGGAGGAGTGCCAGCATCAACGGACCCATACATGGAGGACCCCTTGAAGTCCACGCGATATTCAGAATTCAATCCTGATTACATGGTATCGTCGTCTCACCCTGACGCGTTGCCCTTGGTACCTGGAGTTATTAAGGATGATATTGCCAGTTCATATAGTAAAGAGGTCCAAATTCGATCTCATGGAAATAGACTGAATAGTGGAAACGCTATTGAGTCTATTGGCCATGACGGATATGATAAAATTCCCGGGACCATATCTTCTCTGAACcctgaaaagcaagtaagtggaTTCAGGAACTACTCGGAGTCATACTTTGATCGAGCAGGGGAAAGGCGTGAAACATACAGTTATTCTGACATTCAAAGAGGTGAAGTTGGTAGTCCCAATGCCCTGCCTAGTGAATTCTATGGGAAGAGGGTGGGTTCAGGAGAAGCGCATTTTCAAGATGTTCCAAGAACTAACATGGGATTGGGCAAATATGATGAATTTTCTCATCGGGAGACTTTAATTGAAGATAAGCCACGGGGATCTCTTTTTACTTCTCAAAGGCGGTCAACGCCAGATTATTTTGAGTCACGCAGAGCAGTAGACCCAAGAAAGCCAGATGTGGACATATTGGATTATGGGGCTAATCGCCttcagtatgaaaatgaaacaCATCGAGGCTATGAAAGCTCCCGTAAAAGAGAGCTTCATAAGTATCAGATAGATGATGATCTTCTAGAAAGATCTGATGCCTTGTATAGAGAATATGACCCCCGTTTTGAGAAGAGAGAGGCACGTTCTCGTGAAAGATTTATTTCAAGGGACTTGCCTGGACCATCTAATCTCTCTCTTAGAGAAAAACATCGCTCAACGGACAATCGTGGTGCTGGAATTATGATTTCAAGTGATGTAAGGAGTGCACACAAAACCCATGACCGTGGAGATGCTGATGAAATGTGGATCAGTAGGGATATAGATTCTGTAGTTATGTCTAGAAAGCCAAATGTTCCCCGCTCCAAATATGTGAAGAGTGGTAGGCCATACAAAGCTGCTGCCACCACTAGTTCCACAAGAAACCTTTCAGTGTCCATGTCGAGTCGTATAAGCAAATTTAGTAAATCTGGTGGAAGAGATATAAAGAAGCGGTTGGGGCCTCGTTCCCAGAATCTTGATATTGAACACCCACTAGGAACAAAATATAAACCTTCACTGAAGAAGCGTTTGGGACCCCGTTTAGTGAAGAATCATGCTCCTCCACCATGGGTGAAAAAGGTCAATTCTCGCAAGTCCTCTAGAAATCAAGATGGTTTAGATGAAAGTGTTGCTGAACAAGGTGATGACAAACAAGGTATTATTACTCCAGCAAAAACTGAACCTCCAGAGAACTCTAAGGATTTTAAGCAGCTGGTCCAAAATGCCTTCTTCAGGTTCGTGAGGCACTTGAATGAGACTCCagctaaaagaagaaaatacagTGAGCAAGCTGGTAGTTTAAAGTGCATCGTGTGTGGCAGGTAGGTTTGTCTTTTACATCATGAAATGTTTTCATAGATGGAGTAAACTCTTCCTCTTTTATTGAACTTATTCATAGATTTGTTGCTGCGATCAAGTAAATGTCAGTAATTCATATTACTGGTTTTATGAGGACTCATTTGGCTAAGTTAATAATGAGACTAGTTGGGCTTCCATTTGAATGAGGCTTTTTCATTCCATGCTGCTTCAACCTATGAGGTCTGTTGGAGTGAATTTTTTTCCTGCGCGGATGGTATGAAATGGCCCTGAATACAGCGGAATGGATATAAGGATATATAAGGATTTGTATAGTTGGCCCCAAGTAGTTTTGAGTTTGAGGATTACTTGAATTGATTGATGCATGGGAACTCTGGAGTTGgaaaaagtttaattttgtaGGTTGGATGTCTTATTGTCCAGGGAAATATTATAATCGGATGCTTGGGGGCATTTCCTCTCGATCTGTCTAGTTAGCACCATTGCCCGTATGGTGCTTATCAAGAAGAGCAAATATATTATTTGTGTTAGTGCCTTTGCCCTTATCTTGAAATGGTGCTTACTAAGAAGATCAAATACTTTGGTTGTTCAAACAACCATGACTTGAGGAAATGGAAGGGGGAGATGTTGAATGAGTTGCAAAAGAAAACCTCTTCTGCTATTTCCATCCAATGGGAAACTCAGATCTGACATTATACTGGATTTGACACACCATATGTTCATGTGGTGTGGTTGCTTGGGGAAGGGGCTATAGATGAAGCAGTTGGTCTGATAGTTAGGTTTAAACAGTAGCTATTGCAGCTTgtctttcttattttcatagTCTGATGATTAAAAGTGTCTCCAACTAACCATAGTCAATGGTTGAACCTACTGCATGATCaaatagaaattattttttcatgtgTACAAGGCTATTTGCAATTTTAGTGACCTTCTTTAGACCTTATTGGCGGCCACTGCATGATCAAacagaaattattttttcatgtgTACAAGGCTATTTGCAATTTTAGTGACCTTCTTTAGACCTGATTGGCGGCCATAGATTTTTAGCCTAGTCTTTGCACATCCAGGGGAGAAATTTTTCTTGAGCAGTCTTGGTTAAAGATAATCAGTCTCTTGTAGGGGCCACCTGAATGATGAACTTAAGTTTAGGCCTGCAGTTCTGTTGTCTTTTATGAAAATTACATTCATGTTAAGATGTGTTTTTGGTTGGTAAGTCAAGTAACGCTTCATTTGGCTGGAGTATCTAGCAAGTTATCTCTTGCCTTTTCCGTTCTAAATTCCAGCTATCCTTACTGTTACCTTTGAGAACTGTATAGCTTATTTTCTTCTCCTGAAGCTTTACATTGGCGTTGTTATGTTTCTCTAAACTTAATTGGACCTTTTCTTCATCAAGAACTTTactgatctttttttttttttttttatatattaatctTCTATGTTGTTTCAGAGATTCGGAAGAGTTTCTAGACTCAGAAAGCCTCGTGCGTCATGCTTTAACATCCTCTAAGGCTGGTCTCAAATCACAGCACTTGGGTCTTCACAAAGCTTTATGTGCTTTGATGGGATGGAAGAGTGCAGATGCTCCTAACGGTAGTTGGGTTCGTGAAAAGCTATCGAATGCTGAAACTGTTGCTTTGAAGGAAGATCTAATTATGTGGCCTCCAGTTGTTATAATCCATAACAGTTCCATAACTAGCAGCAATGCGGATGAGCGTGTGGTTGTATCAGCTGAAGAGCTTGAGTCTAAGCTGAGAGGTCAgtttccctctttctttgcGGTAGATGATATTATATCGAAATACCCCTTTGTTCTACTACTCCCCCAGTCCTATTTTATATGATAGTGTTCGACTGGCCACATAGTTTAAGATAGTGAGACTTTTGATGGTCCAAAACATGTCAGAGACATTTGTGAGGCTGTAAAATCATATTATTAAAGGTagaatgagaagtttaaagttaaattgtttctaaatatacaAATTCTTTTTGGTACAATCTAAAAAGTAAAGTATGTCACATACAATGGGACAAGGGGAGTAACAAAGAGCCAACCACCCCCCTCCCCTCCCCTTGAAAAGGCCGAACAATTAGAAAAGGGTACACCTGTACTGGTTCAGATTCCTGTACTTATGGACTTTTACCCTCAAACTCGTTCAAGCACTCGGGTATATTTTGTTCTTGATGAAGAAATTTAGTTTATGGTACTTCCTCTACTAGAAAAGAAAGGACTATTCTCCTCATTGTTTAATTGATTGGTGTGGTTAGTGCAAGTCTGCTTGATGAAATTTTCAGATGTTCCATTGCTTTTATCCTGATATCTGCTAGGTTAGCCGAAGGGGTCTTCGACTCTTCGTCatagttattttattttctgaatCTTTTGTTCTGATGTACTCTTCGTTACAGATATGGGCTTCGGGGAGAAGGCCAAGGTCTCTCGTGGTAAGCCTGCAAATCAGAGTATCCTTATGGTGAAGTTTAGTGCTACTCTCTCAGGTTTGGAAGAAGCAGAAAGACTGTGTGATATATATGCCCATAGGAAGCACGGGAGGGCGGAGTTCCAGCGTATCAGTTCCGATCACTCTGGTAGCATTGATGATGAAACTAAAGAACCGTTGACAGACCCTGTAGGAAAAATTCTATATGGTTACCTTGGAATTGCCGAAGACCTGGATAAAGTAGATTTTGAGACGAAGAAACGAAGTTCGGTGAGGAGCAAGAAGCAGATTAAGGATATTGCAGTTGCACCTTAAACAAGAAGACCGAGTTTTAGCTTGGCAGGGCAAAAATATGTGTTTAGAATTATAGCTAAGGTACTTTGGTTTTTGCTTGTAGCTAATTATGTTTTGCTATCTAACTTGATGAAAGTAGATACACACGAAGTATGTTAATCACAGGTTTGGAAAtggttatatttttaatattttttgccCATTCTTGCTTATAGCTTGAGCCTTCTACTTTTGTGATATTTCATCTCCTCTAAGCGATTTGAATATGCCTGTGAGGTGATCATCTAGTTAGAGCATTTATGCATGTACAGGATAACATTGATGGTGCATGGAGACAAAACGATTGgtgatttcatttcatttgcCTTATGCTGGGCGATGTTTGTCGGTATTTGTGCTGGTGGGAGGATCCATGTAATTCGTAGAATAGTCTCTGTGCGCAACTAGTTGGCCCTGAGACTACCGTGTTTCAGAAAAATTAATGATGCATAATTTCTCTAGCAATATGATTTTTCTTCAGCAATGTTGGTCGCCCCTGTACTAGTAGGCTATATATGAATGGAAGTATGATACTTTATTAGGTAAAGTGATGTAACAGTGCATTAATAACATATGAAAGATGAGCTTAAAAGGGCTGCTCTGAGAattggaaaaaggaaagaaagctcATCTTAGGGGAAATGacttaaaattaaaagattAGATGCCGCCACTGCGAGGCAAGGGAGCAACTTGTTTGGTCTTGCAGTGCATCATGCCCAGTGTGAGAATGAAATGACGCCTTAGCTTGATTTGAGACCAAGATAACGCTTTAGCTTGATTTGAGACCAAGACTCCTTACAACTCTGACCAATAGTGGCACTAAGCGGCTGGAGATTTGATTGAATTGACAGGCTAACCAGAATTGGAAGATAAGGTAACAAGCTATAACAATATACAATTCCATGTTTGATGTGTAAACCTATACCTAAACATCTAAGAGAAACTTTAGGATAGTCAGAAATTTCTCCCATTTCTACCTTGTTTGGTGGTTCAAGAACTTGATT encodes:
- the LOC132065439 gene encoding uncharacterized protein LOC132065439, whose protein sequence is MRERRFGGDARGPPPRLPERRKDRGYSPRQRPTRNRDYSSPRRVRDGDYSPRRRIRGDKDYSSPRRIRGSPPMRIQERRNSPPRRYQGREYSPVAATIRNRDRDRSPPVRSRNQEYSPPGRNRNREISPPGRTRNWEQQHSPRGRSREHHLSPSGQMIGEQRAEYFHELERSRKMGIDGVGDFGELQNARPLNYVGGDRDYGPSQSLRIPDRDRGNTEMLGEHSQRLHEIKEGLGNEDSTSVNYPWSHLLDKPRKGSRDYGISGSRVSSERDNRGRPYSGFVDGSISSEADKRMLYSSYESPLPNVGVQPRIPGVGNSGSYPLPSRYLDADHIKDEEIHLQDGFHSHKAAGGGVPASTDPYMEDPLKSTRYSEFNPDYMVSSSHPDALPLVPGVIKDDIASSYSKEVQIRSHGNRLNSGNAIESIGHDGYDKIPGTISSLNPEKQVSGFRNYSESYFDRAGERRETYSYSDIQRGEVGSPNALPSEFYGKRVGSGEAHFQDVPRTNMGLGKYDEFSHRETLIEDKPRGSLFTSQRRSTPDYFESRRAVDPRKPDVDILDYGANRLQYENETHRGYESSRKRELHKYQIDDDLLERSDALYREYDPRFEKREARSRERFISRDLPGPSNLSLREKHRSTDNRGAGIMISSDVRSAHKTHDRGDADEMWISRDIDSVVMSRKPNVPRSKYVKSGRPYKAAATTSSTRNLSVSMSSRISKFSKSGGRDIKKRLGPRSQNLDIEHPLGTKYKPSLKKRLGPRLVKNHAPPPWVKKVNSRKSSRNQDGLDESVAEQGDDKQGIITPAKTEPPENSKDFKQLVQNAFFRFVRHLNETPAKRRKYSEQAGSLKCIVCGRDSEEFLDSESLVRHALTSSKAGLKSQHLGLHKALCALMGWKSADAPNGSWVREKLSNAETVALKEDLIMWPPVVIIHNSSITSSNADERVVVSAEELESKLRDMGFGEKAKVSRGKPANQSILMVKFSATLSGLEEAERLCDIYAHRKHGRAEFQRISSDHSGSIDDETKEPLTDPVGKILYGYLGIAEDLDKVDFETKKRSSVRSKKQIKDIAVAP